A genomic stretch from Chloroflexi bacterium ADurb.Bin180 includes:
- a CDS encoding Archaeal ATPase has protein sequence MGKEYPPLLEFLSEKLEYRLLSGKSALGYTLYYLDLSSWRLRLSDWTPVVHIQRSDLTNVSPRQLLQSLQDVVRERGWQRRIVLVLVDGDSSALRSALRSPLQTLAFVGEEEQREILRSRRPSGQLLDILSAQVPISILAPYNTTSPVTGSCFFDREYEVAKILGNPDVSYAVLGVRRIGKTSLMREVERRLREESTAAEADDTPHIVFLDCSDLLEREALVEQIVRRLNPRELPRLSMQNYAFFFPDFLERMSRKYKSKLIFLLDEIDDLIVLHGGDWDFFRTLRAASNKGVCQYVVAGFREAQSQLHNLDSPFYNFAEEIRLSEFTREHARELIVTPMQNLGIRFKNESDIVSQIYEETAGHPNLIQFYCTILVRQLELTGQRELSPESLMSVYADEVFKNHLLRSFMDNTQNREKAVVYAILQKRADRPMAGFTQADMDAALREQGLVIAHGPLNTACDVLVLAGILRARGAEYFFTSPVFVRVLQQTYNLRYLMDKVKEEGL, from the coding sequence ATGGGCAAAGAGTACCCTCCGCTGCTGGAATTCCTGAGTGAGAAGCTCGAGTATCGGCTCCTGAGCGGCAAATCCGCCCTGGGGTACACCCTCTACTACTTGGACCTCTCTTCGTGGCGGCTGCGCCTGTCTGACTGGACGCCAGTGGTACATATTCAGCGATCCGACCTCACCAACGTCTCTCCCAGGCAACTCCTGCAGAGCCTGCAGGACGTCGTCCGTGAGCGAGGCTGGCAGCGGCGCATCGTGCTGGTGCTGGTAGATGGTGACAGCAGCGCACTGCGTTCGGCATTGCGCAGTCCTTTGCAGACCCTGGCCTTTGTGGGCGAGGAAGAACAACGCGAAATCCTGCGCTCGCGCCGGCCCAGTGGACAGCTTCTGGACATCCTTTCGGCTCAGGTGCCGATCTCGATCCTTGCACCGTATAACACTACCTCGCCGGTGACTGGAAGCTGCTTCTTTGACCGTGAGTATGAGGTGGCCAAGATCCTGGGCAACCCCGATGTCAGCTATGCAGTACTCGGGGTGAGGCGCATCGGCAAGACCTCACTGATGCGCGAGGTGGAGCGACGACTGCGTGAGGAAAGCACCGCCGCCGAGGCGGATGATACGCCGCACATTGTCTTTCTGGATTGCAGCGACCTGCTGGAACGCGAGGCCCTGGTCGAACAAATCGTGCGCCGGCTGAACCCGCGCGAGCTGCCCCGGTTGTCGATGCAGAACTATGCTTTCTTCTTCCCTGACTTTTTGGAACGGATGAGCCGCAAGTACAAGAGCAAACTCATCTTTCTGCTGGATGAGATCGACGACCTGATCGTGCTACACGGGGGCGACTGGGACTTTTTCCGGACCCTGCGTGCTGCATCGAACAAGGGGGTCTGTCAGTATGTGGTAGCCGGCTTCCGTGAGGCTCAAAGCCAGCTGCATAATCTGGACTCGCCTTTCTACAACTTTGCCGAGGAGATTCGCCTCAGCGAATTCACGCGGGAGCATGCACGTGAGTTGATCGTGACCCCCATGCAGAACCTGGGCATCCGCTTCAAGAATGAGAGCGACATCGTCTCGCAGATCTATGAGGAGACTGCAGGCCACCCGAACCTGATCCAGTTCTACTGTACGATCCTGGTGCGCCAGCTCGAGTTGACCGGGCAGAGGGAATTGAGCCCGGAGAGCCTGATGAGCGTGTATGCCGACGAGGTATTCAAGAATCACCTCTTGCGCTCTTTTATGGACAACACGCAAAACCGCGAGAAGGCAGTGGTCTACGCCATTTTGCAAAAGCGCGCTGATCGCCCTATGGCTGGATTTACTCAGGCCGATATGGACGCCGCCCTCCGCGAGCAGGGCCTCGTCATCGCCCATGGCCCACTGAACACGGCCTGCGATGTGCTGGTGTTGGCGGGTATACTGCGCGCCAGAGGCGCCGAGTACTTTTTCACCTCACCGGTGTTCGTGCGAGTCCTTCAACAGACCTACAACCTGCGCTACCTGATGGACAAGGTCAAGGAGGAGGGCCTGTGA
- the spoIIIE_1 gene encoding DNA translocase SpoIIIE: protein MVKQAGPFGQLTEGVFAHMPPQVNKKPPILRLLTGIDPRLWRDVLGVLLLSLGGVTILTLLSITRGTITTAWMHFLRRLFGWGAFPFSVFLLLAGLCLLWADLRNRVTLSARSLAGLEMLGFSLLGLSHWFYPSEAALPAARSGQGGGFAGWALSYLLSITAGRFFGFLLLVGAATAGLALLLRMDRADALAARDYLRAVLTRKPSPPQPAERSKTTPETTTPSVKQRKPTARPEAAPVPEPPVPKTPTATPRPRRLRRDRSLPPLDLLDGGDQESYGEADTRLRQQLIEETLAHFGVPAKVVETRQGPTVTQFGVEPGFLSTTGPDGQAKPRKVRVGQILALQDDLALALAASSIRIEAPVPGRSVVGIEVPNEKPSLVGLRGVIESKAYRDIDSRLRVALGKDVSGQSVPADLGQMPHLLIAGATGTGKSVCINAISACLLLDNTPEDLNLIMIDPKMVELTNYNGVPHLLGQVITNVEEVVRALRWLTAEMDRRYRLFLEASVRNIDSYNQKASGSGVDKLPYIVTLIDELADLMMTAPDEIERLICRIAQLARATGIHLVIATQRPSVDVITGLIKANFPARISFAVTTQVDSRVVLDTTGAEQLLGRGDMLYMASDSSKLIRLQGCFVSDEELARLVKYWSEKPDWAAGSTGKEAPWASISIEANEQTDDLLEQAIDLARGRTTISTSFIQRQLRIGFPRAAHLIDLMEQQGVVGPAEDGGRSREVLLGDEDSGDDYQQDPSA, encoded by the coding sequence ATGGTGAAGCAGGCCGGGCCGTTCGGGCAGTTGACTGAAGGGGTGTTCGCTCACATGCCACCGCAGGTCAACAAGAAACCGCCGATTCTACGCCTTCTCACAGGCATAGACCCAAGACTCTGGCGCGACGTCCTGGGCGTGCTGTTGTTGTCCCTCGGCGGGGTTACCATCCTGACCCTTCTTTCCATAACTCGAGGCACAATCACTACCGCCTGGATGCATTTCCTGCGGCGCTTGTTCGGCTGGGGAGCATTTCCATTCAGTGTCTTCCTGCTTCTCGCTGGTCTCTGCCTCCTCTGGGCTGATCTCCGCAATCGGGTGACCCTGAGTGCCAGAAGCCTCGCCGGCCTGGAGATGCTGGGGTTTTCTTTGCTTGGTCTATCGCACTGGTTCTATCCTTCTGAAGCAGCACTGCCAGCAGCCCGGAGTGGCCAGGGCGGAGGCTTTGCTGGTTGGGCTCTGAGTTACCTCCTGTCCATCACGGCAGGACGCTTTTTCGGGTTTCTGCTTCTGGTTGGCGCCGCTACGGCTGGCCTGGCCTTGCTTCTGCGCATGGACCGGGCGGACGCACTTGCTGCACGTGACTATCTGCGTGCCGTGCTGACCAGGAAGCCTTCCCCACCTCAACCGGCTGAACGCTCCAAGACCACTCCAGAGACGACCACTCCCTCCGTCAAGCAGCGCAAACCTACCGCCAGGCCCGAGGCTGCACCAGTACCAGAACCACCAGTGCCCAAGACCCCAACCGCTACGCCGCGGCCGCGCCGTCTACGCCGTGACAGGTCACTGCCCCCACTTGATCTACTCGACGGGGGAGACCAGGAGTCCTACGGCGAAGCAGACACCCGCCTCCGACAACAGCTCATTGAGGAAACGCTGGCCCACTTTGGTGTGCCAGCCAAGGTTGTAGAGACGCGTCAGGGGCCCACAGTAACCCAGTTTGGTGTAGAGCCAGGGTTTCTTTCCACGACCGGTCCGGATGGTCAGGCCAAGCCACGCAAGGTTCGCGTGGGGCAAATTCTCGCCCTTCAGGACGACCTCGCCCTGGCACTGGCCGCTTCTTCAATTCGCATCGAAGCGCCCGTGCCCGGCCGGTCTGTCGTCGGTATCGAAGTCCCCAACGAAAAACCGTCACTGGTTGGCCTGCGCGGTGTCATCGAGAGCAAAGCATACCGTGATATCGACTCTCGGCTGCGCGTGGCTCTGGGCAAAGACGTGTCCGGCCAGTCAGTGCCTGCCGACCTTGGACAAATGCCACATCTGCTCATTGCTGGAGCCACTGGCACTGGCAAATCTGTGTGTATCAACGCCATCTCTGCCTGCCTGCTTCTGGACAATACACCCGAAGATCTCAACCTCATCATGATCGATCCCAAGATGGTTGAGCTCACCAACTATAACGGGGTTCCTCACCTTCTGGGCCAGGTCATCACCAACGTCGAGGAGGTAGTCCGGGCTCTACGCTGGCTCACGGCCGAAATGGATCGACGCTACAGGCTGTTTCTCGAAGCCTCTGTTCGCAATATCGACTCGTACAATCAAAAGGCCAGCGGCAGCGGCGTAGACAAGCTTCCCTACATCGTCACGCTGATCGATGAGTTGGCCGATCTGATGATGACCGCTCCGGACGAGATAGAGCGTCTGATCTGCCGCATCGCACAATTGGCACGGGCCACGGGCATTCATCTGGTGATTGCCACGCAGCGCCCATCCGTCGATGTTATCACCGGGCTGATCAAAGCCAATTTCCCTGCACGCATCAGCTTTGCCGTAACGACGCAGGTTGACTCGCGGGTTGTGCTGGATACCACCGGGGCTGAGCAACTGCTCGGTCGCGGTGACATGCTGTACATGGCGTCTGATTCCAGCAAGTTGATACGCCTGCAGGGGTGCTTTGTTTCCGACGAGGAGCTCGCTCGTCTCGTCAAGTACTGGAGCGAAAAGCCAGACTGGGCTGCCGGCTCGACAGGCAAGGAGGCGCCCTGGGCCAGCATCTCAATCGAAGCCAATGAACAGACCGACGACCTGCTGGAGCAAGCAATCGACCTGGCCAGAGGACGCACCACCATATCAACCTCCTTCATTCAGCGGCAATTGCGCATCGGTTTTCCCCGGGCAGCCCATCTGATCGACTTGATGGAACAACAAGGTGTGGTTGGACCGGCCGAGGACGGTGGTCGCTCGCGTGAGGTATTGCTCGGCGACGAGGACTCTGGCGATGATTATCAACAAGACCCATCCGCCTAA
- a CDS encoding putative transcriptional regulatory protein, translating into MSGHSHWATIKRSKGAADAKRGQLFTKLGRELEIAAREGGGDPNSNFKLRLAVDKAKQAQMPKDNIERAIQRGTGQLKGESLEEIQYEGYGPQGTALIVEVVTDNRNRAASEVRRVFSRHGGNLGSTGSVAWMFERKGTISLQPDDVDAEELALLAIDAGAEDVKVEDDLVEVYTRPEELMKFKETFEQKKIPFESAELAWIPKSLAQLDVKATLANLRLIDSLEELDDVSHVHSNLEISEEAAQAYEAEE; encoded by the coding sequence ATGTCTGGACATTCACATTGGGCAACAATCAAGCGCAGCAAGGGCGCGGCCGACGCCAAGCGAGGCCAGCTCTTTACCAAGCTGGGACGCGAACTGGAAATCGCTGCTCGAGAGGGTGGCGGCGACCCCAACTCGAACTTTAAGCTTCGCCTGGCCGTGGACAAGGCCAAGCAAGCGCAGATGCCAAAGGACAACATCGAGCGAGCCATCCAACGCGGAACTGGCCAGCTCAAGGGCGAGTCCCTTGAAGAAATCCAGTACGAGGGCTATGGGCCACAGGGCACAGCGCTCATCGTCGAGGTCGTGACCGACAACCGCAATCGCGCTGCCTCAGAAGTACGCCGGGTATTCTCTCGTCATGGGGGAAACCTGGGATCAACTGGCTCCGTTGCCTGGATGTTCGAGCGCAAAGGTACTATCAGCCTTCAACCCGACGACGTAGATGCAGAAGAGCTAGCTCTCCTGGCCATCGATGCCGGAGCCGAGGACGTCAAAGTCGAAGACGACCTTGTAGAGGTGTACACCAGGCCCGAAGAACTGATGAAGTTCAAGGAGACTTTCGAGCAGAAGAAGATTCCGTTCGAGAGCGCCGAGTTGGCCTGGATTCCCAAGTCGCTGGCTCAGCTCGACGTCAAGGCAACCCTGGCCAACTTGCGACTCATCGACTCGCTTGAGGAGCTCGATGACGTCTCGCACGTCCACTCCAACCTCGAAATCAGCGAGGAAGCCGCGCAGGCCTACGAGGCTGAAGAGTAA
- the ruvC gene encoding Crossover junction endodeoxyribonuclease RuvC — protein sequence MVVLGVDPGVATTGYGVIRQDYDCIQPVAYGVIQTPASQSLPHRLQQLYRELSQLISSYCPTEAAVEELFFAKNASTALTVGHARGTILLALEDRQLPTYEYTPLQVKQAITGYGRAAKEQVQEMVRLLLGLPEIPRPDDAADALAIAICHAHTSSVTRRLAGLKLGRIS from the coding sequence ATGGTCGTCCTGGGCGTGGATCCTGGCGTAGCCACAACTGGCTACGGCGTGATCAGGCAGGACTATGATTGCATCCAGCCTGTCGCCTATGGCGTCATCCAGACGCCGGCCTCTCAGTCACTTCCTCATCGGCTGCAGCAACTCTACCGTGAGCTAAGTCAGTTGATCAGCTCCTATTGCCCGACGGAGGCTGCCGTAGAGGAGCTGTTCTTTGCCAAGAACGCAAGCACGGCTCTCACCGTGGGGCACGCCAGAGGGACAATCCTGTTGGCACTGGAAGACCGGCAACTGCCTACCTACGAGTACACTCCACTTCAGGTAAAGCAGGCCATCACCGGGTACGGCCGGGCCGCCAAGGAACAAGTCCAGGAGATGGTGCGTCTGCTGTTGGGGTTACCCGAGATCCCGCGGCCCGACGACGCGGCCGATGCTCTGGCCATCGCCATCTGTCACGCTCATACGTCTTCAGTCACGCGGCGGCTCGCAGGCCTTAAACTGGGGAGAATCTCATGA
- the ruvA gene encoding Holliday junction ATP-dependent DNA helicase RuvA → MITSLRGQVVSRGENHVVVDVGGVGFKVWVPPQTAAGFETGQSAHLFTHLHVRENELALYGFRSSDELHLFELLLGVTGIGPKMGLKVVSLLSAQALSDAISRGDVAALTRIPGIGKRTAERVVVELKGKLGLSLESSAYPALTTGDTEVIAALTSLGYSVNEAQAALQSLPPGDLPVEERIRLSLQYFARE, encoded by the coding sequence ATGATTACCTCGTTGCGTGGGCAGGTAGTAAGCCGGGGTGAGAACCATGTTGTCGTCGACGTTGGCGGGGTGGGTTTCAAGGTATGGGTTCCCCCGCAAACCGCGGCCGGTTTCGAGACTGGCCAGTCGGCGCACCTCTTCACGCACCTGCACGTCCGCGAGAACGAGCTAGCGTTGTACGGCTTTCGCAGCTCGGACGAGCTGCACCTGTTCGAGCTTCTGCTGGGCGTCACAGGCATTGGTCCCAAGATGGGGCTCAAGGTCGTCTCGCTGCTATCTGCGCAGGCACTGAGCGACGCCATCTCGCGCGGTGATGTTGCTGCTCTCACCCGTATTCCTGGCATTGGCAAGCGTACCGCTGAGCGCGTAGTAGTAGAACTCAAAGGCAAGCTGGGGTTGTCGCTCGAGTCCTCAGCATACCCTGCATTGACCACCGGCGATACAGAGGTCATCGCCGCACTAACGTCCCTGGGCTACAGTGTGAACGAAGCTCAGGCTGCTCTGCAGTCCCTGCCACCGGGTGATCTTCCCGTCGAAGAACGAATACGCCTGTCGCTGCAGTACTTTGCCAGGGAGTAA
- the cvpA gene encoding Colicin V production protein, with the protein MNWVDFAIVVVVALTTFSSLRAGVIRQAMALIGLAVGIYGAIGNYQRLAAQLATYIANPTLCSLVAFVLILVVVWVAAAFVATLVRAALNAFGLGWADNLMGMIVGLLMGLLIAVGLLSLMVRLPVPALTEAVQHSTLASYVFMLLPYFKNLLPSDLKILNTL; encoded by the coding sequence ATGAACTGGGTCGATTTTGCCATCGTGGTTGTAGTAGCCCTGACCACTTTCTCCAGCCTGCGGGCGGGTGTCATACGGCAGGCCATGGCCCTGATAGGTCTGGCCGTAGGCATCTACGGCGCCATCGGCAACTATCAGCGACTGGCCGCTCAGCTGGCTACCTACATCGCCAACCCCACCCTCTGTAGCCTGGTGGCGTTCGTGTTGATACTGGTTGTGGTCTGGGTAGCTGCTGCATTTGTGGCCACGCTGGTTCGCGCCGCCCTTAACGCCTTCGGCCTTGGTTGGGCCGATAACCTCATGGGGATGATCGTGGGGCTCTTGATGGGGCTGCTGATTGCCGTAGGACTACTGTCCTTGATGGTCCGGCTGCCAGTTCCAGCCCTAACGGAGGCGGTGCAGCACTCGACCCTGGCCTCTTACGTGTTCATGCTCCTGCCTTATTTCAAGAACCTGCTGCCGAGCGACCTCAAGATCTTGAACACACTCTGA
- the def gene encoding Peptide deformylase, protein MPRPILQAGAPVLRQKAKKIKTFGQQVASLTEEMLESMHAAEGLGLAAPQIGVSQRVIVIQMPGKTDEEGQESEPGELYIYCNPEIIEASGEEEGPEGCLSVLGYVGEVKRATQVTVKGQDVNGRKIRTKATGLLARAFQHEIDHLDGILYIDRIDSPEKLKRIGEDETTEAGLSE, encoded by the coding sequence ATGCCTCGTCCCATCCTGCAGGCTGGTGCGCCAGTACTGCGGCAGAAAGCCAAGAAGATCAAGACATTTGGGCAGCAAGTGGCTTCTTTGACAGAGGAGATGCTCGAGTCAATGCATGCCGCCGAAGGTCTGGGCTTAGCCGCTCCGCAGATCGGGGTATCGCAACGGGTGATCGTCATTCAGATGCCTGGCAAGACGGACGAAGAAGGCCAGGAGAGCGAACCCGGCGAACTGTACATCTACTGCAACCCGGAGATCATCGAAGCAAGCGGAGAAGAAGAAGGGCCGGAGGGCTGCCTGTCAGTGCTGGGCTATGTGGGGGAGGTCAAGCGGGCAACGCAGGTGACGGTAAAGGGCCAGGATGTGAACGGACGCAAGATCCGCACCAAAGCGACGGGTCTGCTGGCCCGGGCCTTCCAACATGAGATAGACCATCTTGACGGGATATTGTATATCGACCGCATTGACAGCCCGGAGAAGCTCAAGCGCATTGGCGAGGACGAAACGACCGAGGCTGGCCTGAGCGAATAG